Proteins encoded in a region of the Drosophila sechellia strain sech25 chromosome 2L, ASM438219v1, whole genome shotgun sequence genome:
- the LOC6611792 gene encoding borealin encodes MPRTKISARRQAQRQKADREEKVRLSQIKMDAALEKIDEISKRYKQEVDNQIKLIRGRTDKQLLQMKMPEFLALGFNTFAEHQRAAIKPPTTRSLSISRGRTRTPQNAAQLPRLQAHSVDRALGGDTMSFVRWPRAGEMVLSKAGSPLAVQLRPDRYADVHIPTKGGVITVKPHKINTVKREVLMQLDENTLNQVKTLNANLGLIVDMANKLGKLKP; translated from the exons ATGCCTCGCACAAAGATTTCAGCTCGTCGTCAGGCCCAGCGCCAGAAAGCTGATCGCGAGGAGAAAGTGCGCCTGTCCCAAATCAAGATGGATGCGGCTCTGGAGAAGATCGATGAGATAAGCAAGCGCTACAAGCAAGAGGTAGACAACCAAATTAAGTTGATCCGTGGAAGGACCGATAAGCAGCTGCTGCAAATGAAGATGCCAGAATTCTTGGCTCTCGGGTTTAATACTTTCGCCGAACATCAGAGGGCCG CTATTAAGCCGCCCACAACTCGCAGTTTGTCCATCAGTCGTGGTCGAACCCGGACTCCGCAGAATGCCGCCCAGCTACCGAGGCTTCAGGCGCATTCGGTGGACAGGGCTCTGGGTGGCGACACCATGAGCTTTGTGCGATGGCCCCGCGCCGGAGAGATGGTGCTCTCGAAGGCGGGAAGCCCGCTGGCCGTCCAGTTGCGTCCGGATCGCTATGCGGACGTTCACATTCCCACCAAGGGCGGCGTGATCACCGTGAAGCCGCACAAAATCAACACTGTGAAGCGGGAAGTACTGATGCAGCTGGATGAGAACACACTCAACCAGGTGAAGACACTGAATGCCAATCTCGGATTGATCGTGGACATGGCCAACAAACTGGGGAAATTGAAACCGTAG
- the LOC6611793 gene encoding borealin isoform X1, producing MPRTKIPKNSKRNREVANREEKVRLYELKMDSRLISIDSLETKFLSAVDHQVKTLLGQVQKELANLKMPEVLRLFEELDRFSDFKASDQTQLLASMSMSGSATEGHAPSTTGSRNDEGYLTEDSSIGASGGSILAAHTGSLLRSTKAMRTPGPLHSARARRARRSRSACGDLNILHSAKPPSISSSSSSRNSRSKLRTPMASRAKAFSADRTPLKQKQMRPGSPTTPPMAFLRYPKPGEVALSKYGSPMVAQVMPDKFANVNIPIRNGVLSLRPKKLDADEVESNLLENLDEDTLNQIKTLHENLQMIVNKASQAVFK from the exons ATGCCGCGCACCAAGATACCAAAGAACTCCAAACGCAACCGCGAGGTGGCCAATCGCGAGGAGAAGGTGCGCCTGTACGAGCTGAAAATGGATTCCCGCCTGATCAGCATCGATTCGCTGGAGACCAAGTTCCTCTCCGCCGTGGACCACCAGGTGAAGACACTACTGGGCCAggtgcagaaggagctggcCAACCTCAAGATGCCCGAGGTGCTGCGCCTCTTCGAGGAACTGGACCGCTTCAGCGACTTCAAGGCCAGCGATCAGACGCAGCTGCTTGCCTCGATGTCCATGAGTGGCAGCGCCACCGAGGGGCACGCCCCCTCCACCACTGGGAGTCGCAATGACGAAG GCTACCTTACAGAGGACAGCAGCATCGGTGCCAGCGGTGGGAGCATTCTGGCCGCCCACACAGGCTCCCTGCTGCGGTCCACGAAGGCCATGCGAACTCCCGGACCACTGCACTCGGCGAGGGCCCGTCGAGCCCGGCGTAGTCGTTCCGCCTGCGGGGATCTCAACATATTGCACTCGGCCAAACCGCCGTCAATatcgagcagcagcagcagccgcaattCGCGCAGCAAGCTGCGCACACCAATGGCCTCGCGTGCGAAGGCCTTCAGTGCCGACCGCACTCCTTTGAAACAGAAGCAAATGCGCCCCGGATCGCCAACGACACCGCCGATGGCATTCCTGCGCTATCCCAAGCCCGGCGAGGTGGCCCTATCCAAATACGGCAGCCCCATGGTGGCTCAAGT AATGCCAGACAAGTTCGCCAATGTGAACATACCCATTCGGAACGGAGTTCTTAGCTTGCGACCCAAAAAACTGGATGCCGACGAGGTGGAGTCAAATCTGTTGGAGAACCTGGACGAGGACACCCTTAACCAGATCAAAACGCTGCACGAGAACTTGCAGATGATTGTTAATAAGGCCAGCCAGGCGGTGTTCAAGTAA
- the LOC6611794 gene encoding accessory gland protein Acp29AB codes for MCTYYFVVVILAWASREVLANKTDNPLLIDQLAINQQQWFTYNAVKESEIQQKIVRIERSIEERLMAMQSKLAYALHELQTIMGNQSVETLEKLRISHRINPALIQKIGTRRFYIEKENKQNWFGASNACRRLGGHIATIQDEQEFNEIFSRTPAGVFWIDISAMFKNGHFASSLTGRSPPFFKWKKEERANKYDCVNVYNKEMYNEQCFNTHLFICQAEQWD; via the coding sequence ATGTGCACGTATTATTTTGTTGTCGTCATTCTAGCCTGGGCTTCTCGTGAGGTTCTTGCTAACAAAACGGACAATCCGCTGCTAATTGATCAATTGGCTATAAATCAGCAACAATGGTTCACATACAATGCGGTGAAGGAAAGTGAAATACAACAGAAAATTGTGAGGATCGAAAGATCGATTGAAGAACGATTGATGGCCATGCAAAGCAAGTTGGCATACGCACTGCATGAGCTGCAGACCATAATGGGCAACCAGAGCGTGGAGACTCTCGAGAAACTACGAATCTCGCACAGGATCAATCCAGCGCTTATCCAGAAAATAGGCACAAGACGCTTCTACATTGAGAAGGAAAACAAGCAAAATTGGTTTGGCGCCTCAAACGCCTGCCGTCGATTGGGCGGTCACATAGCCACCATCCAGGATGAGCAGGAGTTTAATGAGATCTTCTCAAGAACGCCGGCCGGTGTCTTTTGGATAGATATCAGTGCTATGTTCAAGAACGGCCACTTCGCATCATCACTAACCGGCAGATCGCCGCCGTTCTTTAAATGGAAGAAAGAAGAGAGGGCCAATAAGTACGATTGCGTTAATGTATACAACAAGGAAATGTACAATGAACAATGTTTCAACACGCATTTGTTCATATGTCAAGCCGAGCAGTGGGATtaa
- the LOC6611793 gene encoding borealin isoform X2, whose translation MPRTKIPKNSKRNREVANREEKVRLYELKMDSRLISIDSLETKFLSAVDHQVKTLLGQVQKELANLKMPEVLRLFEELDRFSDFKASDQTQLLASMSMSGSATEGHAPSTTGSRNDEEDSSIGASGGSILAAHTGSLLRSTKAMRTPGPLHSARARRARRSRSACGDLNILHSAKPPSISSSSSSRNSRSKLRTPMASRAKAFSADRTPLKQKQMRPGSPTTPPMAFLRYPKPGEVALSKYGSPMVAQVMPDKFANVNIPIRNGVLSLRPKKLDADEVESNLLENLDEDTLNQIKTLHENLQMIVNKASQAVFK comes from the exons ATGCCGCGCACCAAGATACCAAAGAACTCCAAACGCAACCGCGAGGTGGCCAATCGCGAGGAGAAGGTGCGCCTGTACGAGCTGAAAATGGATTCCCGCCTGATCAGCATCGATTCGCTGGAGACCAAGTTCCTCTCCGCCGTGGACCACCAGGTGAAGACACTACTGGGCCAggtgcagaaggagctggcCAACCTCAAGATGCCCGAGGTGCTGCGCCTCTTCGAGGAACTGGACCGCTTCAGCGACTTCAAGGCCAGCGATCAGACGCAGCTGCTTGCCTCGATGTCCATGAGTGGCAGCGCCACCGAGGGGCACGCCCCCTCCACCACTGGGAGTCGCAATGACGAAG AGGACAGCAGCATCGGTGCCAGCGGTGGGAGCATTCTGGCCGCCCACACAGGCTCCCTGCTGCGGTCCACGAAGGCCATGCGAACTCCCGGACCACTGCACTCGGCGAGGGCCCGTCGAGCCCGGCGTAGTCGTTCCGCCTGCGGGGATCTCAACATATTGCACTCGGCCAAACCGCCGTCAATatcgagcagcagcagcagccgcaattCGCGCAGCAAGCTGCGCACACCAATGGCCTCGCGTGCGAAGGCCTTCAGTGCCGACCGCACTCCTTTGAAACAGAAGCAAATGCGCCCCGGATCGCCAACGACACCGCCGATGGCATTCCTGCGCTATCCCAAGCCCGGCGAGGTGGCCCTATCCAAATACGGCAGCCCCATGGTGGCTCAAGT AATGCCAGACAAGTTCGCCAATGTGAACATACCCATTCGGAACGGAGTTCTTAGCTTGCGACCCAAAAAACTGGATGCCGACGAGGTGGAGTCAAATCTGTTGGAGAACCTGGACGAGGACACCCTTAACCAGATCAAAACGCTGCACGAGAACTTGCAGATGATTGTTAATAAGGCCAGCCAGGCGGTGTTCAAGTAA